Proteins encoded within one genomic window of Fibrobacter sp. UWB16:
- the rplU gene encoding 50S ribosomal protein L21, translating into MYSIVETGGFQYKVELGKAYKVPTIDAAVGSELELKSVLLFSGKEVQVGTPVLNDASVKVEVLAHGKEDTIIVFKKKRRTRYERRNGHRQGYTEVLVTELRSGAESAVVDPQVITRNRARVAALAKQKVQNKPLTRKEKIAQGLPKPAKVKKNSLRKAKEA; encoded by the coding sequence ATGTATTCTATTGTTGAAACAGGTGGTTTCCAGTATAAAGTCGAACTCGGCAAGGCCTACAAGGTCCCGACGATCGACGCAGCTGTTGGTTCTGAACTGGAGCTCAAGTCCGTTCTTCTTTTCTCCGGAAAAGAAGTGCAAGTCGGCACCCCTGTCCTGAATGACGCATCTGTCAAGGTCGAAGTTCTCGCCCATGGCAAGGAAGACACGATCATCGTGTTCAAGAAGAAGCGTCGTACCCGTTACGAACGTCGTAACGGTCATCGTCAGGGCTATACCGAGGTGCTCGTCACGGAACTCCGCTCCGGCGCTGAATCTGCAGTCGTTGACCCTCAAGTTATTACCCGCAACCGCGCTCGCGTGGCTGCCCTTGCTAAGCAGAAGGTTCAGAACAAGCCGCTCACTCGCAAGGAAAAGATCGCTCAGGGACTTCCGAAGCCGGCTAAGGTCAAGAAGAACTCTCTGCGTAAGGCTAAGGAGGCTTAA
- the rpmA gene encoding 50S ribosomal protein L27, whose product MAHKKGQGSVRNGRDSNAKYLGVKKYAGETVKAGNIIVRQRGSHFHKGNNVGMGKDFTLFSLVDGTVKFERLDAKRQKVSVYPEEA is encoded by the coding sequence ATGGCACATAAGAAAGGTCAAGGTTCAGTACGTAACGGCCGCGACAGTAACGCCAAGTACCTTGGTGTTAAGAAGTATGCGGGCGAAACCGTCAAGGCTGGCAACATTATCGTTCGTCAGCGCGGTTCTCACTTCCACAAGGGCAACAATGTCGGTATGGGCAAGGACTTTACCTTGTTCTCCCTCGTTGATGGCACTGTGAAGTTCGAACGCCTCGATGCAAAGCGCCAGAAGGTCTCTGTCTATCCTGAAGAAGCCTAA